From Streptomyces sp. NBC_01754, a single genomic window includes:
- a CDS encoding response regulator transcription factor, which translates to MAIRVMLVDDQVLLRTGFRMVLAAQPDMEVVAEAGDGQEAIDVLRSAAVDVVLMDVRMPRLDGVEATRRICARTDPPKVLILTTFDLDEYAFSGLKAGASGFMLKDVPPGELLSAIRSVHSGDAVVAPSTTRRLLDRFSPMLPSSAREPRHKHIDRLTEREREVMLLVAQGLSNGEIAGRLVLSEATVKTHVGRILTKLGLRDRVQVVVLAYESGLVRAGGQAG; encoded by the coding sequence ATGGCGATCCGCGTAATGCTCGTCGACGACCAGGTGCTGCTGCGCACCGGCTTCCGGATGGTGCTCGCGGCCCAGCCGGACATGGAGGTCGTCGCGGAGGCGGGCGACGGCCAGGAGGCGATCGACGTCCTGCGGTCGGCGGCCGTGGACGTGGTGCTGATGGACGTACGCATGCCGCGGCTGGACGGCGTCGAGGCGACCCGGCGCATCTGCGCCCGGACCGATCCGCCGAAGGTGCTGATCCTGACCACCTTCGACCTGGACGAGTACGCCTTCTCCGGGCTCAAGGCGGGCGCGAGCGGCTTCATGCTCAAGGACGTCCCGCCCGGCGAACTGCTCTCCGCGATCCGCTCCGTGCACAGTGGTGACGCCGTGGTGGCCCCGTCCACGACCCGCAGGCTGCTCGACCGGTTCTCCCCGATGCTGCCGAGCAGCGCCAGGGAACCGCGGCACAAGCACATCGACCGGCTGACCGAGCGCGAGCGCGAGGTGATGCTGCTGGTCGCCCAGGGCCTGTCGAACGGCGAGATCGCGGGGCGTCTGGTGCTGTCCGAGGCGACCGTGAAGACGCACGTGGGCCGCATCCTGACCAAGCTGGGCCTGCGCGACCGCGTCCAGGTGGTCGTCCTCGCGTACGAGTCCGGGCTGGTCAGGGCCGGGGGACAGGCGGGCTGA
- a CDS encoding sensor histidine kinase: MQRLYDFIRRHPTGVDTFWAVVLLGLSGMSIVGDQAGGRARVTAVPIAVGLCAVVALRRRAPEKMLLVAIGMGVAQLFAGVRPDVADFALLMITYTVASAGERWASRLALVCSLSAAGLSRLRWPQETAVDGWPQEVFVVMVITVPFVLAWVLGDSVRTRRAYFSQLEERAARLEREREAQSKVAVAAERARIARELHDVVAHNVSVMVVQADGAAYVMETSPEQARQALETISGTGRQALAEMRRLLGVLRTGDDPESGEYVPQPDVEQIEELVGKVRETGLAVDFRIEGTPRPLPSGVELTAYRIVQEALTNTRKHGGPDAGASVRLVYFDDGLGLLVEDDGRGASHELYADGGADGAGHGMIGMRERVGMVGGTLDAGPRPGGGFRISALLPLKPANK; this comes from the coding sequence GTGCAGCGTCTCTACGATTTCATCCGCAGACACCCGACGGGCGTCGACACCTTCTGGGCTGTCGTACTCCTCGGGCTCTCCGGCATGTCCATCGTGGGGGACCAGGCCGGCGGCCGGGCGCGTGTCACCGCCGTGCCGATCGCCGTCGGCCTGTGCGCGGTGGTGGCGCTGCGCCGGCGGGCGCCGGAGAAGATGCTGCTGGTCGCGATCGGGATGGGCGTGGCCCAACTGTTCGCCGGGGTACGGCCGGACGTGGCCGACTTCGCCCTGCTGATGATCACCTACACCGTGGCCTCCGCCGGGGAGCGGTGGGCGTCCCGGCTTGCCCTGGTGTGCAGCCTGTCCGCGGCGGGGCTCTCGCGGCTGCGCTGGCCGCAGGAGACGGCGGTGGACGGCTGGCCGCAGGAGGTCTTCGTCGTCATGGTGATCACCGTGCCGTTCGTCCTGGCCTGGGTGCTGGGGGACTCGGTACGCACCCGGCGGGCCTACTTCAGCCAGCTGGAGGAGCGGGCCGCCCGGCTGGAGCGGGAACGCGAGGCGCAGTCCAAGGTCGCCGTGGCGGCCGAGCGCGCCCGTATCGCCCGGGAACTGCACGACGTCGTCGCGCACAACGTCTCGGTGATGGTGGTGCAGGCCGACGGCGCCGCCTACGTCATGGAGACCTCGCCCGAGCAGGCACGGCAGGCCCTGGAGACCATCTCCGGCACCGGCCGCCAGGCGCTCGCCGAGATGCGGCGGCTGCTCGGCGTGCTGCGGACCGGTGACGACCCGGAGAGCGGCGAGTACGTGCCCCAGCCCGACGTCGAGCAGATCGAGGAGCTCGTCGGCAAGGTCAGGGAGACGGGCCTGGCGGTGGACTTCAGGATCGAGGGGACACCGCGGCCGCTGCCGAGCGGGGTCGAGCTGACCGCGTACCGCATCGTGCAGGAGGCCCTCACCAACACCCGCAAGCACGGCGGCCCGGACGCCGGGGCCAGTGTGCGGCTGGTGTACTTCGACGACGGGCTCGGGCTGCTGGTCGAGGACGACGGCCGCGGCGCCTCCCACGAGCTGTACGCGGACGGCGGGGCGGACGGCGCGGGGCACGGCATGATCGGTATGCGGGAGCGGGTCGGCATGGTGGGCGGCACGCTGGACGCGGGCCCACGCCCGGGCGGCGGCTTCCGGATCAGCGCGCTGCTGCCCCTCAAGCCCGCGAACAAGTGA
- a CDS encoding SAM-dependent methyltransferase codes for MTDDWCGWREAARTALYGDGGFYRRPEGPAGHFRTSVHASGLFASAVARLLVRTARELGGDTVDLVDVGAGRGELLTGVLAALPAQDPSLTVRAYAVELAPRPPGLRPDIAWGTGIPQGIRGLLFANEWLDNVPVDVAEADADGVARHVLVRRSDGAERLGGPVTGADARWLERWWPLSRPGDRAEIGRPRDEAWAGAVGSLAGGLAVAVDYAHVRAARPPFGTLTAFRAGHEVEPVPDGSRDLTAHVALDACAAATAYLGDGVELLDQRTALRELGVGGERPPLAQASTDPAGYVRALASTGEAAELTARGGLGDFGWLRQWVAPGVRPCPGTAREGYCRA; via the coding sequence ATGACGGATGACTGGTGCGGCTGGCGGGAAGCCGCTCGGACCGCTTTGTACGGGGACGGGGGGTTCTACCGCCGTCCGGAAGGGCCCGCCGGCCACTTCCGGACCTCGGTGCACGCGTCCGGACTGTTCGCCTCCGCCGTCGCCCGGCTGCTGGTCCGCACGGCCCGTGAGCTGGGAGGCGACACGGTCGATCTGGTGGACGTGGGCGCGGGCCGGGGCGAGCTGCTGACCGGCGTACTCGCGGCGCTGCCGGCCCAGGACCCCTCGCTCACCGTGCGGGCGTACGCCGTGGAGCTCGCCCCCCGTCCGCCGGGTCTCCGCCCCGACATCGCGTGGGGCACCGGGATCCCGCAGGGGATCCGGGGCCTGCTGTTCGCCAACGAGTGGCTGGACAACGTCCCCGTGGACGTCGCCGAGGCCGACGCGGACGGGGTGGCCCGCCACGTCCTGGTCCGCCGCTCCGACGGGGCCGAGCGGCTGGGCGGTCCGGTGACGGGCGCGGACGCCCGGTGGCTGGAGCGCTGGTGGCCGCTGAGCCGTCCCGGCGACCGCGCGGAGATCGGCCGCCCGCGCGACGAGGCCTGGGCCGGGGCGGTCGGCTCACTGGCGGGCGGGCTCGCGGTGGCGGTGGACTACGCCCATGTACGGGCGGCGAGGCCGCCGTTCGGGACGCTGACCGCCTTCCGGGCCGGGCACGAGGTGGAACCGGTGCCGGACGGCAGCCGCGACCTGACGGCGCACGTGGCGCTGGACGCGTGCGCGGCGGCCACGGCGTACCTCGGGGACGGCGTCGAACTGCTGGATCAGCGCACGGCCCTGCGGGAGCTGGGTGTCGGCGGTGAACGGCCGCCGCTCGCCCAGGCGTCCACCGACCCCGCCGGGTACGTCCGGGCGCTGGCCTCGACGGGCGAGGCGGCCGAGCTGACCGCCCGGGGCGGCCTGGGCGACTTCGGCTGGCTGCGGCAGTGGGTGGCTCCCGGAGTCCGCCCCTGCCCCGGTACGGCGCGGGAGGGATACTGTCGGGCATGA
- a CDS encoding NADH-quinone oxidoreductase subunit D, which yields MTETTVGIGGAAESTDMVLNIGPQHPSTHGVLRLRLVLDGERVRQAEPVIGYMHRGAEKLFEARDYRQIIMLANRHDWLSAFSNELGVVMAVERMLGMEVPERAVWTRTLLAELNRVLNHLMFLGSYPLELGGITPMFHAFREREELQAVMEEVSGGRMHYMFNRVGGLKEDLPAGWLGRARDAVASVRSRMDVYDRLVLGNEIFRGRTRGVGVLSAEAVHGYGVSGPIARASGVDFDLRRDEPYLAYGELADTLKVVTRTEGDCLARFECLLEQTHNALDLADACLDRMADLPPGPVNQRLPKVLKAPEGHTYAWTENPLGINGYYLVSTGEKTPYRLKLRSASYNNIQALAELLPGTLVADMVAILGSLFFVVGDIDK from the coding sequence ATGACGGAGACGACGGTCGGCATCGGCGGCGCGGCAGAGAGCACCGACATGGTGCTCAACATCGGTCCCCAGCACCCCTCCACGCACGGGGTGCTCCGGCTGCGGCTCGTGCTCGACGGGGAACGCGTCCGGCAGGCCGAACCGGTCATCGGGTACATGCACCGCGGCGCGGAGAAGCTCTTCGAGGCCCGTGACTACCGGCAGATCATCATGCTCGCCAACCGCCACGACTGGCTGTCGGCGTTCTCCAACGAACTCGGTGTCGTCATGGCCGTCGAGCGGATGCTCGGCATGGAGGTCCCCGAGCGCGCCGTCTGGACGCGGACGCTGCTGGCCGAGCTGAACCGGGTCCTGAACCACCTGATGTTCCTCGGCTCCTATCCGCTCGAACTCGGCGGGATCACCCCGATGTTCCACGCCTTCCGGGAGCGCGAGGAGCTCCAGGCCGTGATGGAGGAGGTCTCCGGCGGCCGGATGCACTACATGTTCAACCGGGTCGGCGGGCTGAAGGAGGACCTGCCCGCGGGCTGGCTCGGCCGGGCCCGGGACGCCGTCGCGTCGGTGCGTTCCCGGATGGACGTGTACGACCGGCTGGTCCTCGGCAACGAGATCTTCCGGGGCCGTACCCGGGGCGTCGGCGTGCTGTCCGCCGAGGCCGTGCACGGCTACGGGGTGTCCGGGCCGATCGCCCGTGCCTCGGGGGTCGACTTCGACCTGCGGCGCGACGAGCCGTACCTGGCGTACGGGGAGCTGGCGGACACCCTGAAGGTCGTCACCCGGACCGAGGGGGACTGCCTGGCGCGCTTCGAGTGCCTGCTGGAACAGACGCACAACGCGCTGGACCTGGCGGACGCCTGCCTGGACCGGATGGCGGACCTGCCGCCCGGACCCGTCAACCAGCGGCTGCCCAAGGTCCTGAAGGCACCGGAGGGGCACACCTACGCGTGGACCGAGAACCCGCTCGGCATCAACGGCTACTACCTGGTCTCCACGGGCGAGAAGACCCCGTACCGGCTGAAGCTGCGCTCCGCGTCGTACAACAACATCCAGGCGCTCGCCGAGCTCCTGCCGGGCACGCTCGTGGCCGACATGGTCGCGATCCTGGGCTCGCTCTTCTTCGTCGTCGGGGACATCGACAAGTAG
- a CDS encoding ABC transporter substrate-binding protein, with product MSRTSRTAGALLSVLALAGSLAACGGDSLEQEKGGSGGASGGDAKKGSLVVGAAAFTESKVLAELYAQVLDDAGYSTSVTTVKNRELYEPSLEKGEIDVVPEYAATIAEFLNAKVNGAAEAEANPVASGDTAATVAALEKLAAPLGLKVLPAGEAVDQNAFAVSKEFAEKNELETLSDLGRSKIKVRIAAGDECEIRPFCAPGLKKTYGIDVAGIDPKGVGTPQSKQAVRDGTDQLVLTTTTDAVLDGLVFLDDDKKLQNADNVLPVLNAKDAGAQEIADALGKLTGVLTTEDLAELNRKVDAERAKPADAAQEYLLSKGLIKK from the coding sequence ATGAGCAGGACCTCGCGCACAGCCGGTGCGCTCCTCTCGGTGCTCGCCCTGGCCGGGTCGCTCGCGGCCTGCGGCGGCGACAGCCTGGAGCAGGAGAAGGGCGGCTCCGGCGGCGCCTCGGGCGGCGACGCGAAGAAGGGCTCGCTCGTCGTGGGCGCCGCCGCGTTCACCGAGTCCAAGGTGCTCGCGGAGCTCTACGCACAGGTCCTGGACGATGCCGGGTACAGCACCTCGGTCACCACGGTGAAGAACCGCGAACTCTACGAACCCTCCCTGGAGAAGGGCGAGATAGACGTCGTCCCGGAATACGCAGCGACCATCGCGGAATTCCTCAACGCCAAGGTCAACGGTGCCGCCGAGGCCGAGGCGAACCCGGTCGCCTCCGGAGACACGGCGGCCACCGTGGCCGCGTTGGAGAAGCTCGCGGCCCCGCTCGGGCTGAAGGTGCTCCCGGCGGGCGAGGCCGTCGACCAGAACGCCTTCGCGGTCTCGAAGGAATTCGCCGAGAAGAACGAGCTGGAGACGCTTTCCGATCTGGGCCGCTCGAAGATCAAGGTGAGGATCGCGGCCGGTGACGAGTGCGAGATCCGCCCGTTCTGCGCACCCGGCCTGAAGAAGACGTACGGCATCGACGTCGCGGGCATCGATCCCAAGGGCGTGGGGACTCCGCAGTCCAAGCAGGCGGTGAGGGACGGCACGGACCAGTTGGTCCTGACGACCACCACGGACGCGGTACTGGACGGGCTGGTCTTCCTGGACGACGACAAGAAGTTGCAGAACGCGGACAACGTCCTGCCGGTGCTCAATGCGAAGGACGCCGGCGCACAGGAGATCGCCGACGCGCTCGGGAAGCTCACCGGCGTACTCACCACCGAGGATCTCGCGGAACTGAACCGCAAGGTCGACGCGGAGCGCGCCAAGCCCGCCGACGCGGCCCAGGAGTATCTGCTCTCGAAGGGGCTGATCAAGAAGTAG
- a CDS encoding ABC transporter permease encodes MGVVEGAWAWLTTGANWSGENGATHRLTEHLYVSGVALVVACALALPLALYLGHIGKGGALAVNLSNVGRAIPVFAVLALFMVTPLRNSGYLPTVIALVLFAVPPLLTNAYVGMREVDRSVIEAARGMGMSGGQVFLRVELPLAYPMIMTGLRSAAVQVVATASIAAMVGLGGLGRIITAGFNTYDTAQVFAGAVLVALLALAVEGVLVALDRLLSPLRRRRTA; translated from the coding sequence ATGGGAGTCGTCGAGGGAGCCTGGGCCTGGCTGACCACCGGTGCCAACTGGTCGGGGGAGAACGGCGCCACGCACCGCCTCACCGAGCACCTGTACGTCAGCGGGGTCGCCCTCGTGGTGGCCTGTGCCCTCGCGCTGCCGCTCGCCCTGTACCTGGGGCACATCGGCAAGGGGGGCGCGCTCGCGGTCAACCTCTCGAACGTGGGGCGGGCGATCCCGGTCTTCGCCGTGCTGGCCCTCTTCATGGTCACGCCCCTGCGCAACTCCGGCTATCTGCCCACGGTCATCGCACTGGTGCTGTTCGCCGTGCCACCGCTGCTGACCAACGCCTACGTCGGCATGCGGGAGGTGGACCGGTCGGTGATCGAGGCCGCACGGGGTATGGGGATGTCCGGCGGGCAGGTCTTCCTGCGGGTCGAGCTTCCGCTGGCCTACCCGATGATCATGACCGGGCTGCGGTCCGCCGCGGTCCAGGTGGTGGCCACGGCGTCGATCGCGGCCATGGTGGGGCTCGGCGGCCTCGGCCGGATCATCACCGCCGGCTTCAACACGTACGACACGGCCCAGGTCTTCGCCGGTGCCGTGCTGGTCGCCCTGCTGGCCCTGGCCGTGGAGGGCGTCCTCGTGGCGCTGGACCGGCTGCTGTCGCCCCTGCGCCGCCGCAGGACCGCATGA
- a CDS encoding ABC transporter permease, giving the protein MAERNCLVANDWICGEYLRSRSHELTDAVVQHIWITAVSVVIGLLVAFPLALLARRGRHFAGPVLGLTTVLYTVPSLAMFSLLLPLFGLSAALVVTGLVLYSLTILVRNILAGLEAVPQEAREAAKGMGYGPARLLWEVELPLALPALMAGLRIATVSTVALTTVGSLVGKGGLGNLIEDALPSFFKAQVLTASVLCVLLAVAADLLLLGVQRLLTPWTRIPGPAAPAAKAG; this is encoded by the coding sequence ATGGCCGAGCGGAACTGCCTGGTGGCGAACGACTGGATCTGCGGGGAGTATCTGCGCTCACGCAGCCATGAGTTGACCGACGCCGTCGTCCAGCACATCTGGATCACCGCGGTCTCCGTGGTGATCGGGCTGCTGGTGGCATTCCCGCTGGCCCTGCTCGCCCGCCGCGGCCGGCATTTCGCGGGACCGGTGCTGGGGCTGACCACCGTGCTCTACACCGTGCCCTCGCTGGCGATGTTCTCGCTGCTCCTGCCGCTTTTCGGGCTGTCCGCCGCGCTGGTCGTCACGGGACTGGTCCTGTATTCGCTGACCATTCTCGTGCGGAACATCCTGGCGGGCCTCGAAGCCGTTCCGCAGGAGGCCAGGGAAGCCGCGAAGGGTATGGGTTACGGCCCCGCCCGGCTTCTCTGGGAAGTGGAACTCCCCCTCGCGCTTCCCGCGTTGATGGCCGGCCTGCGGATCGCCACGGTGTCGACCGTCGCGCTGACCACGGTGGGCTCCCTCGTCGGCAAGGGCGGTCTGGGCAATCTCATCGAGGACGCGCTGCCCAGCTTCTTCAAGGCGCAGGTCCTCACCGCGTCCGTACTCTGCGTGCTTCTCGCGGTGGCGGCGGACCTGCTGCTGCTCGGTGTGCAGCGCCTGCTCACGCCGTGGACCCGGATACCGGGGCCCGCGGCCCCGGCGGCGAAGGCGGGCTGA
- a CDS encoding ABC transporter ATP-binding protein — protein MIRFEHVTKRYADGTTAVDDLSFEVAEGELVTLVGPSGCGKTTTMKMVNRLTEPTDGRIFLDGDDISAVDPVRLRRRIGYVIQQVGLFPHKTVLENTATVPHLLGWKRGKSRERAAELLDLVGLDPSVHGDRYPEQLSGGQRQRVGVARALAADPPVLLMDEPFGAVDPVVRERLQNEFLRLQAQVRKTVLFVTHDIEEAVRLGDRIAVYGQGRIEQFDPPATVLGAPATPYVADFVGADRGLKRLSVTPVEESDLERPPVVHLDDPLAKATERLRAEGARWAVVLDGEDQLHGWIPAGDVSPAKTGGTVREHARRMEAWLPLGAPLKQAFATMLQHDAGWIAVVDPESTGRFLGVLTPARLHEALRRSIDADAQAVPRAGVAVETVATVAGP, from the coding sequence ATGATCCGTTTCGAGCATGTCACCAAGCGCTACGCGGACGGCACCACCGCCGTCGACGACCTTTCCTTCGAGGTCGCCGAGGGGGAACTGGTCACGCTCGTCGGACCCTCCGGGTGCGGGAAGACGACCACCATGAAGATGGTGAACCGGCTGACCGAACCGACCGACGGCCGGATATTCCTCGACGGGGACGACATATCCGCCGTCGATCCCGTGCGGCTCCGCCGCCGTATCGGCTATGTGATCCAGCAGGTCGGGCTCTTTCCCCACAAGACGGTCCTGGAGAACACCGCGACCGTGCCCCATCTCCTCGGCTGGAAACGGGGAAAGAGCCGTGAGCGCGCCGCCGAACTCCTCGATCTCGTCGGACTCGATCCCTCCGTCCACGGTGACCGCTACCCCGAGCAGCTCTCCGGCGGGCAGCGCCAACGGGTGGGCGTGGCACGGGCGCTGGCCGCCGACCCGCCGGTCCTGCTGATGGACGAGCCCTTCGGCGCGGTGGACCCCGTCGTACGGGAGAGGCTCCAGAACGAGTTCCTCCGGCTCCAGGCGCAGGTGCGCAAGACCGTGCTGTTCGTCACCCACGACATCGAGGAGGCCGTCCGCCTCGGGGACCGGATCGCCGTCTACGGCCAGGGCCGCATCGAGCAGTTCGACCCGCCCGCCACCGTGCTCGGAGCGCCGGCGACGCCCTATGTCGCGGACTTCGTCGGGGCGGACCGCGGGCTGAAGCGGCTCTCGGTCACCCCGGTCGAGGAGAGCGACCTCGAACGGCCGCCGGTCGTCCACCTCGACGACCCGCTGGCGAAGGCGACCGAGCGGCTGCGGGCCGAGGGGGCCCGCTGGGCGGTCGTGCTCGACGGCGAGGACCAGCTGCACGGCTGGATCCCGGCCGGGGACGTCTCACCGGCGAAGACCGGCGGCACCGTCCGTGAGCACGCCCGGCGCATGGAGGCGTGGCTTCCGCTCGGTGCCCCCCTCAAGCAGGCGTTCGCCACCATGCTCCAGCACGACGCGGGCTGGATCGCGGTCGTGGACCCGGAGAGCACCGGCCGCTTCCTCGGTGTCCTGACCCCGGCCCGACTCCATGAGGCACTGCGCCGCTCCATCGACGCGGACGCGCAGGCCGTCCCACGTGCCGGGGTCGCCGTGGAGACCGTCGCGACGGTCGCCGGGCCCTGA
- a CDS encoding alpha/beta hydrolase encodes MGLTSNAALAVAVSLAVGLFAVTIWLWPRMAARSAAAVAGRICLLLATQLLVFVAVGLLANHSFLFYGSWADLWGRQQELGTVVDHGAGTGASGGVVRTGAQRPDVPGGSRPAAVGRIDKVVIPGPASGIDSSAYVYLPPEYFRPAHARRTFPAVVVLTGYPGTAENLVKGLRYPRTAQERVRAGAAQPMILVMLRPTVAPPRDTECVDVPGGPRTETFFAEDLPRAISRTYRVGERARNWGVMGNSTGGYCALKLGLHHPGRFAASAGLSAYYKAAEDPTTGDLFHGDRAARRRADLLWSLDHGTPAASSFLVTTSLKGEGNLRATRQFIERVKAPARVSSIVLDSGGHNFNTWRREIPGALEWMSGRLSAD; translated from the coding sequence ATGGGTCTCACCAGCAACGCCGCTCTGGCCGTGGCGGTATCACTGGCCGTCGGACTGTTCGCCGTCACCATCTGGCTCTGGCCCCGGATGGCCGCCCGGAGCGCCGCCGCCGTGGCCGGGCGGATCTGTCTGCTGCTGGCGACCCAGCTCCTGGTGTTCGTGGCGGTCGGCCTGCTGGCCAACCACTCCTTCCTGTTCTACGGCTCCTGGGCCGACCTGTGGGGCCGTCAGCAGGAGCTGGGCACGGTCGTCGACCACGGCGCGGGGACGGGCGCGTCCGGAGGCGTCGTGCGCACCGGGGCGCAGCGGCCGGACGTGCCGGGCGGAAGCCGCCCGGCGGCGGTGGGCCGGATCGACAAGGTCGTGATCCCCGGACCGGCCTCGGGCATCGACAGCTCGGCGTACGTCTATCTGCCGCCGGAGTACTTCCGGCCGGCGCACGCCCGGCGGACGTTTCCCGCGGTCGTCGTGCTCACCGGATACCCCGGGACGGCCGAGAACCTCGTCAAGGGCCTGCGTTATCCGCGTACCGCCCAGGAACGGGTGCGGGCGGGTGCCGCCCAGCCGATGATCCTGGTGATGCTGCGGCCGACCGTGGCGCCGCCCCGGGACACCGAGTGCGTGGACGTCCCGGGCGGCCCGCGGACCGAGACGTTCTTCGCCGAGGACCTGCCGCGGGCGATCAGCCGGACGTACCGGGTCGGCGAGCGGGCCCGGAACTGGGGCGTGATGGGCAACTCCACGGGCGGCTACTGCGCGCTGAAGCTGGGCCTGCACCACCCGGGGCGTTTCGCGGCGAGCGCCGGGCTCTCGGCGTACTACAAGGCGGCCGAGGACCCGACGACCGGTGACCTCTTCCACGGCGACCGTGCGGCCCGCCGCCGTGCCGACCTGCTGTGGAGCCTGGACCACGGGACACCGGCCGCCTCGTCCTTCCTGGTCACGACCTCCCTGAAGGGGGAGGGGAACCTGCGGGCGACCAGGCAGTTCATCGAGCGGGTGAAGGCGCCCGCCCGGGTGTCCTCGATCGTGCTGGACAGCGGCGGGCACAACTTCAACACCTGGCGCCGTGAGATCCCCGGGGCGCTGGAGTGGATGAGCGGCCGCCTCTCGGCGGACTGA
- a CDS encoding phosphatidylglycerol lysyltransferase domain-containing protein, whose translation MSVTEDRDKSGSVPQESALRRILRGPRPAAVPSLVGSACVAVGLIDVAAGVIPRFRHSRIHAFAEVLPGALGPFAAALSLSSGVLLLLLAHGIKRRKRSAWRAAVALLPAGAVAQFSYRHSVLGALLSLALCFLLIRHRAEFAALPDPRSRWRAPANFVLLGTGSLALGLVVVSAHPGRVVGDPSVADRLQHVLYGLFGLEGPVDYTGSASWTVAYSLGALGLLTAVTTIYFAFRPEHPVARLREDDEARLRALLERHGGRDSLGYFALRRDKSVIFSPSGKAAVCYRVVSGVMLASGDPIGDVEAWPGAIERFMDEARAHSWTPAVMGCGETGGEVWTRETGLTALEIGDEAVVEVADFSLAGRPMRNVRQMVKRIERNGYETRVRRVRDIGPTELDRIRRAAADWRGTDTERGFSMALGRLGDPADGDCVIATAHLAESGEDPAPYGDLKAVLHFVPWGEDGLSLELMRRDRSADPGMNELLIVASLQAASRLSVTRVSLNFAMFRAALARGERLGAGPVLRHWRGLLVFLSRWFQIESLYRFNAKFRPRWEPRFVVFRTSRELPRIALAALQAEGFVNLVPPRPFRPRHPRPCDHRGDRTADRGVRAA comes from the coding sequence ATGTCTGTCACGGAAGATAGAGATAAGTCAGGATCGGTTCCGCAGGAGAGCGCGCTCCGCAGGATCCTGCGCGGCCCGCGGCCGGCTGCCGTGCCGTCCCTGGTCGGGAGCGCCTGCGTGGCCGTCGGGCTGATCGACGTCGCCGCGGGGGTCATCCCACGCTTCCGGCACAGCCGGATACATGCCTTCGCCGAAGTGCTCCCAGGTGCGCTCGGCCCCTTCGCCGCGGCCCTGTCCCTCAGTTCGGGCGTCCTGCTGCTCCTGCTCGCCCACGGCATCAAGCGGCGCAAGCGGAGCGCCTGGCGGGCCGCCGTCGCACTGCTGCCCGCGGGCGCGGTGGCGCAGTTCTCCTACCGCCACTCCGTCCTCGGGGCGCTGCTCTCCCTCGCGCTCTGCTTCCTGCTGATCCGCCACCGGGCGGAGTTCGCCGCGCTTCCGGACCCCCGGAGCCGCTGGCGGGCGCCGGCCAACTTCGTCCTTCTCGGCACCGGATCGCTCGCCCTGGGCCTCGTCGTCGTCAGCGCGCACCCCGGCCGCGTCGTGGGCGACCCCTCCGTCGCCGACCGGCTCCAGCACGTGCTGTACGGCCTGTTCGGCCTGGAGGGGCCCGTGGACTACACCGGGTCGGCGTCCTGGACGGTGGCGTACTCCCTGGGCGCGCTCGGCCTGCTGACCGCCGTCACCACGATCTACTTCGCCTTCCGGCCCGAGCACCCGGTCGCCCGGCTCCGCGAGGACGACGAGGCGCGGTTGCGGGCCCTGCTGGAGCGGCACGGCGGCCGCGACTCCCTGGGGTACTTCGCGCTCCGCCGCGACAAGAGCGTGATCTTCTCCCCGAGCGGCAAGGCCGCCGTGTGCTACCGCGTGGTGTCCGGGGTGATGCTCGCCTCGGGCGACCCGATCGGCGACGTGGAGGCCTGGCCGGGTGCCATCGAACGCTTCATGGACGAGGCCCGCGCCCACTCCTGGACCCCGGCGGTGATGGGCTGCGGCGAGACCGGCGGGGAGGTGTGGACGCGCGAGACGGGCCTGACCGCGCTGGAGATCGGTGACGAGGCGGTGGTGGAGGTCGCGGACTTCTCCCTCGCCGGGCGGCCGATGCGCAACGTACGCCAGATGGTGAAGCGCATCGAGCGCAACGGCTACGAGACCCGTGTCCGGCGTGTCCGCGACATCGGCCCCACCGAACTGGACCGCATCCGCCGGGCCGCCGCCGACTGGCGTGGCACCGACACCGAGCGCGGCTTCTCCATGGCGCTCGGCCGGCTCGGCGACCCGGCGGACGGCGACTGTGTGATCGCCACCGCCCACCTGGCCGAATCCGGCGAGGACCCGGCCCCGTACGGCGATCTGAAGGCGGTGCTGCACTTCGTGCCGTGGGGCGAGGACGGTCTCTCGCTGGAGCTGATGCGGCGCGACCGGTCGGCCGATCCGGGCATGAACGAACTCCTGATCGTCGCCTCCCTCCAGGCCGCGTCCCGGCTCTCGGTCACCCGGGTCTCCCTGAACTTCGCCATGTTCCGCGCCGCCCTCGCCCGCGGTGAACGGCTCGGGGCGGGCCCGGTGCTCCGCCACTGGCGGGGACTGCTGGTCTTCCTGTCGCGGTGGTTCCAGATCGAGTCTCTGTACAGGTTCAACGCCAAGTTCCGCCCCCGCTGGGAGCCCCGCTTCGTGGTCTTCCGCACGAGCCGGGAGCTGCCCCGGATCGCCCTCGCCGCCCTTCAGGCGGAGGGTTTCGTGAACCTCGTCCCGCCCCGCCCGTTCCGCCCCCGGCACCCCCGCCCCTGCGACCACCGCGGCGACCGCACCGCCGACCGGGGCGTCCGGGCAGCCTGA